One window of Flavobacterium dauae genomic DNA carries:
- a CDS encoding PUR family DNA/RNA-binding protein — MRDNEILEKEEIFSKVLRAGRRTYFFDVRSTKANDYYVTITESKKFTEEDGSFHFKKHKIYLYKEDFISFKEILNEMTDFVLEQKGEEVISERHQKDFKKEYAENPSSYTNVEFDDF; from the coding sequence ATGAGAGATAATGAAATACTAGAAAAAGAAGAAATTTTTTCAAAAGTATTAAGGGCCGGTAGAAGAACTTATTTTTTTGACGTAAGATCTACAAAAGCTAATGATTATTATGTAACTATTACCGAAAGTAAAAAGTTTACAGAAGAAGACGGATCATTCCACTTTAAAAAACACAAAATTTATTTGTATAAAGAAGATTTTATTTCTTTTAAAGAAATTTTAAATGAGATGACCGATTTTGTGTTAGAGCAAAAAGGTGAAGAAGTTATTTCTGAAAGACATCAAAAAGATTTTAAAAAGGAATATGCTGAAAATCCTTCAAGCTACACAAATGTAGAATTTGACGATTTCTAA
- a CDS encoding lmo0937 family membrane protein: MRDLIWLIAVVLIILWAVGYFGFADAVGSFIHVLLVLAVIAILYRLITGKRP; encoded by the coding sequence ATGAGAGATTTAATTTGGCTTATTGCCGTAGTTTTAATTATTTTATGGGCTGTGGGATATTTTGGTTTCGCAGATGCCGTAGGAAGTTTCATCCACGTTTTACTGGTTTTGGCAGTAATTGCTATTTTATACCGGTTAATTACCGGAAAAAGACCTTAA
- a CDS encoding MotA/TolQ/ExbB proton channel family protein: MTQTVEKNPSSSGLSNVAAAITIIACLVFGWVIWNFLLGNPSNFQNNDPSGEPIPGSLMGMMYKGGYVIAVLIGLLTTTIVFGIERWIVVSKAAGSGDVKGYVAKVQSLVNANQIDDAIELSDKQKGSVANVVKAALIKLKEVKNEGFDADKATETIQKEIEEATVLEMPMLEKNMIILATLVSIGTLVGLLGTVTGMIKAFSALSTAGSPDSAALATGISEALMNTATGIGTSTLAIVFYNIFTTKIDKLTHFIDEAGFAITQSYRRHNK, from the coding sequence ATGACACAAACAGTTGAGAAAAATCCAAGTAGTTCAGGATTATCAAACGTGGCGGCGGCGATTACTATTATTGCATGTTTAGTTTTTGGATGGGTAATATGGAATTTCCTTTTAGGAAACCCTTCTAACTTCCAAAACAATGATCCTTCAGGAGAACCAATTCCAGGTAGCTTAATGGGGATGATGTATAAAGGAGGTTACGTTATTGCTGTGTTAATTGGATTATTAACTACAACTATTGTTTTTGGTATTGAAAGATGGATTGTTGTTAGCAAAGCAGCTGGTTCTGGAGACGTTAAAGGTTACGTTGCTAAAGTACAATCATTAGTTAATGCTAATCAAATTGATGATGCTATTGAGCTTTCTGACAAACAAAAAGGTTCTGTTGCAAACGTAGTAAAAGCGGCTTTAATTAAGTTAAAAGAAGTTAAAAACGAAGGCTTTGATGCTGACAAAGCTACAGAAACCATTCAAAAAGAAATTGAAGAAGCTACGGTATTAGAAATGCCAATGTTAGAGAAAAACATGATCATTTTGGCAACATTAGTATCAATTGGTACATTAGTAGGTTTATTAGGTACGGTAACAGGTATGATTAAAGCATTCTCGGCTTTATCAACTGCAGGTTCACCAGATTCTGCTGCATTGGCAACAGGTATCTCTGAAGCGTTAATGAACACGGCTACTGGTATTGGTACATCTACATTAGCTATTGTATTTTACAACATTTTTACAACAAAAATCGATAAGTTAACACATTTTATCGACGAAGCCGGATTCGCAATTACACAATCTTACAGAAGACACAATAAATAA
- a CDS encoding Glu/Leu/Phe/Val dehydrogenase dimerization domain-containing protein, whose protein sequence is MTTNVYTPEELKKVDPVFGQISFDHHEQVVFCHDKDTGLKAIIGIHNTVLGPALGGTRMWNYTSEWEALNDVLRLSRGMTYKSAISGLDLGGGKAVIIGDSKKDKNPEMIKAFAKYVDSLSGRYITAEDVGTTTADMDLIHTITKNVTGISESLGGSGNPSPVTAYGVFMGLKAATKFKYGSDDLTGKKVLVQGIGNVGETLVKHLTNAGALVTITDLSKERVEEVAKKYNSTIFTGDDLYSLDVDIYAPCALGATVNNDSIGKLKAQVIAGAANNQLAEEAVHGKMLQDKGIVYAPDFLINAGGIINVFGEIAKYGSDEAIRRTENIYNTTLDILNYAKEQNITPNQAAMKMAEQRIEKKKQENK, encoded by the coding sequence ATGACAACAAACGTATATACTCCAGAAGAGTTAAAAAAAGTTGATCCGGTGTTCGGACAAATTTCTTTCGATCATCACGAGCAAGTGGTTTTTTGCCACGACAAAGATACTGGTTTAAAAGCAATTATTGGCATACATAATACAGTATTAGGTCCTGCATTGGGCGGTACGCGTATGTGGAATTATACTTCTGAATGGGAAGCTTTGAACGATGTTTTGCGTTTATCGCGAGGAATGACTTATAAATCAGCAATTTCCGGGTTGGATTTAGGCGGAGGAAAAGCAGTGATTATTGGCGATTCTAAAAAAGACAAAAATCCTGAAATGATTAAAGCGTTTGCCAAATATGTTGATTCTTTAAGCGGAAGATACATTACGGCAGAAGACGTAGGAACCACAACTGCCGATATGGATTTAATTCATACAATTACAAAAAATGTAACAGGAATTTCTGAAAGTTTAGGCGGATCAGGAAATCCATCACCAGTTACAGCTTATGGTGTTTTTATGGGATTAAAAGCGGCTACAAAATTTAAATACGGATCTGATGATTTAACCGGAAAAAAAGTTTTGGTGCAAGGAATTGGAAATGTGGGCGAAACATTGGTAAAACATTTAACAAATGCAGGTGCTTTGGTAACCATTACCGATTTAAGTAAAGAAAGGGTTGAAGAAGTAGCTAAAAAATACAATTCAACCATTTTTACAGGAGACGATTTATATTCTTTAGACGTGGATATTTATGCACCATGTGCTTTAGGGGCAACGGTAAATAACGATTCTATTGGTAAATTAAAAGCGCAGGTAATTGCTGGTGCAGCAAATAATCAGTTGGCAGAAGAAGCTGTTCACGGAAAAATGTTACAGGATAAAGGAATTGTTTATGCACCAGATTTCTTAATTAACGCAGGTGGTATCATTAATGTTTTTGGCGAAATTGCTAAATACGGCTCAGACGAAGCAATCCGTAGAACCGAAAATATTTACAATACTACTTTGGATATTTTAAATTACGCGAAAGAACAAAACATTACGCCAAACCAAGCTGCTATGAAAATGGCAGAACAGCGTATTGAAAAGAAAAAGCAAGAAAATAAATAA
- the yajC gene encoding preprotein translocase subunit YajC, whose product MENIQQFLPFVLIMAAMYFLMIRPQQTRAKKEKEFESGLKVGDKIVTKAGIHGRISEMAESTIIVETMAGKIKMEKAAISLELSRKVNASPVVEKN is encoded by the coding sequence ATGGAAAATATACAACAATTTTTACCTTTTGTGCTGATTATGGCAGCTATGTATTTTTTAATGATTAGGCCCCAGCAAACAAGAGCAAAAAAAGAAAAAGAATTTGAAAGCGGCTTAAAAGTAGGCGACAAAATTGTTACCAAAGCAGGTATTCACGGAAGAATTTCTGAAATGGCCGAATCAACAATCATCGTTGAAACAATGGCTGGGAAAATTAAGATGGAAAAAGCTGCAATTTCATTAGAATTGAGCCGAAAAGTAAACGCTTCTCCTGTTGTTGAGAAGAACTAA
- a CDS encoding ABC transporter ATP-binding protein, whose product MKELQKLNKYFIKYKYRFLLGIVITIASQIFTVFTPQYIGDAITVLEHFLKNESTAQATKQALWHNMLLIIGTTLLAGFLTFLMRQTIIVMSRHIEFDLKNEIYDHYQKLSLDFYKRQRTGDLMSRISEDVAKVRQYVGPAVMYSINTVFRMAVVIVQMYIISPTLTWYSLIPVPFLAILMYKLSREINKRSFAYQQNLSKLSSFSQEIFSGIRVIKAYTLENRENASYDEATTESKTKFMRLAYTNALIGPLMILLIGASNLIIVFIGAKMYINGTITEIGIIAQFILYINMLTWPIASLGWVSTMIQEADSSQKRINEFLNEEPSIQSNTEEKHKLEGKIEFKNVHFIYEDTKIHALNNISFTIEKGESVAFLGKTGSGKSTILQLISRLYDVSSGKILIDGIAIKDWNVENLRDQIAVVPQDAFLFSDTIKNNIQFGKENATQEEIEHYAKTVDVHKNIIRFDKGYDTILGERGITLSGGQKQRVSIARALIKDAPVLLLDDCLSAVDTETEERILNNLKDISAKKTTIIVTHRVSSAKNADKIIILNDGEIIEQGSHNQLIAQNGYYTNLYNKQLAEKDVI is encoded by the coding sequence ATGAAAGAACTTCAAAAACTAAATAAATATTTCATAAAATATAAATACCGGTTTTTATTAGGAATTGTTATTACTATTGCATCGCAGATTTTTACCGTTTTTACACCGCAATACATTGGTGATGCAATAACCGTTTTAGAGCATTTTTTAAAAAATGAGAGTACTGCCCAAGCTACCAAACAAGCTTTGTGGCATAATATGCTGTTAATTATTGGCACTACGTTGCTGGCTGGTTTCTTAACTTTTTTAATGCGCCAAACCATTATTGTAATGTCACGTCATATTGAATTTGACCTTAAAAACGAAATTTACGATCATTATCAAAAGTTGAGCTTAGATTTTTACAAACGCCAACGCACGGGTGATTTAATGAGCAGGATTTCAGAAGATGTGGCAAAAGTACGTCAATACGTTGGACCGGCGGTAATGTATTCAATCAATACTGTTTTTAGAATGGCGGTGGTTATTGTACAAATGTATATCATTTCGCCTACGCTTACTTGGTATTCATTAATTCCCGTTCCGTTTTTAGCTATTTTAATGTACAAATTAAGCAGAGAAATTAATAAACGTAGTTTTGCGTACCAACAGAATTTATCAAAATTATCATCGTTTTCACAAGAAATTTTTTCAGGAATCCGTGTAATTAAAGCATATACCTTAGAAAACAGAGAAAACGCTTCGTACGATGAAGCTACTACCGAAAGTAAAACCAAATTTATGCGTTTGGCGTACACTAACGCGTTAATTGGTCCTTTAATGATTTTACTAATTGGTGCAAGTAATTTAATCATTGTTTTTATTGGAGCCAAAATGTACATTAACGGCACCATTACCGAAATTGGTATTATTGCACAATTTATCCTGTATATCAATATGCTTACCTGGCCCATTGCATCGTTAGGTTGGGTATCAACAATGATTCAAGAGGCCGATTCGTCTCAAAAACGCATCAACGAATTTTTAAACGAAGAACCTTCTATCCAATCAAACACCGAAGAAAAACACAAATTAGAAGGAAAGATTGAATTTAAAAACGTGCATTTTATTTACGAAGACACCAAGATTCACGCCTTAAACAACATTTCATTTACGATTGAAAAAGGAGAATCGGTTGCTTTTTTAGGAAAAACAGGATCGGGTAAATCAACCATTTTGCAATTAATTTCTCGTTTGTACGACGTTTCTTCCGGAAAAATTTTAATAGACGGTATTGCTATAAAAGACTGGAATGTAGAAAATCTTCGCGATCAGATCGCTGTGGTGCCACAAGATGCTTTTCTATTTTCTGACACCATTAAAAACAATATTCAGTTTGGCAAAGAAAATGCCACGCAGGAAGAAATAGAACATTATGCAAAAACTGTCGACGTTCATAAAAACATCATCCGTTTTGACAAAGGATACGATACTATTCTGGGCGAACGCGGAATTACTTTATCGGGCGGACAAAAACAGCGGGTTTCTATTGCGCGGGCGTTAATTAAAGACGCTCCGGTGTTGCTTTTAGACGATTGTTTATCTGCTGTTGATACCGAAACCGAAGAACGTATCCTAAATAACTTAAAAGATATTTCGGCAAAAAAAACAACCATTATTGTAACACACAGGGTATCATCTGCCAAAAATGCCGATAAAATCATCATTTTAAATGATGGCGAAATTATAGAACAAGGCTCTCATAATCAATTAATAGCACAAAATGGGTATTACACCAATTTATACAACAAACAATTAGCCGAAAAAGATGTAATATAG
- a CDS encoding ExbD/TolR family protein yields the protein MAELNTGGNEGKGGKKVRSKKQNAGVDLTAMVDLAFLLITFFMLTTSLSKPQSMDLTMPDKLDEKDPTERQEAKESKTMTILIGKDRALKYYMGLLNGTYPGSTPTDTSYGKDGIRQVILQKMANLRAAGHEGKDGIVVLIKATEDATYTDMIDILDEMAITGVEIYALQDMTEDEKAVMQ from the coding sequence ATGGCAGAATTAAATACCGGTGGTAACGAAGGAAAAGGCGGCAAAAAAGTAAGAAGTAAAAAACAAAATGCCGGCGTTGATTTAACAGCAATGGTAGATTTGGCATTCTTATTGATCACGTTCTTTATGTTAACCACCTCTTTATCTAAACCGCAGTCAATGGATTTGACCATGCCGGATAAATTGGATGAAAAAGATCCAACTGAAAGACAGGAAGCAAAAGAATCTAAAACCATGACTATTTTAATTGGTAAAGACCGTGCTTTAAAATATTATATGGGGTTATTAAATGGGACTTACCCAGGAAGTACACCAACAGATACATCTTATGGGAAGGATGGAATTCGTCAGGTAATTTTACAAAAAATGGCGAATTTAAGAGCTGCAGGACACGAGGGTAAAGATGGAATTGTTGTGTTAATTAAAGCAACCGAAGATGCAACTTATACCGATATGATTGACATTTTAGATGAAATGGCAATTACAGGAGTTGAAATCTATGCGTTGCAAGACATGACAGAAGACGAAAAAGCAGTTATGCAGTAA
- a CDS encoding helicase HerA-like domain-containing protein gives MEIEKFTEQIKEGYSFKTDYITLGGAMVNNEAVANLFVNIPLKTLNRHGLIAGATGTGKTKTIQVLSEQLSNKGIPVLMMDIKGDFSGIAEMGEKTPFIEDRHTKMNLPFEPKAFPVELLTISKQNGVRLRATISEFGPVLLSRILDLNDTQSGVMSLIFKYCDDHQLPLLDLKDLKKVIQFITNEGKEDIEKEYGRVSTSSTGAILRKLIELEQQDADLFFGETSFDIKDLMRIDENGNAYVNILRLNDIQDKPKLFSTFMLCLLAEVYNTMPEQGDSGQPELVIFIDEAHLIFKEASKALLDQIETIVKLIRSKGIGLYFITQNPTDVPDGVLAQLGLKIQHALRAFTDKDRKAIKLASENFPSTEFYKTNEIITQLGTGEALVTVLNEKGIPTPLAVCMIQAPMSRMDILTLEEIDGLIQKSNLTNKYNNAIDRESAYELLNKKLSTIKAEEAETEKTSKPTAATAKKENDGFLTKQVIKVLTSATFIRGAFGVLTKIFKK, from the coding sequence ATGGAAATAGAAAAATTTACCGAACAAATTAAAGAAGGCTATTCTTTTAAAACCGATTACATCACGCTTGGCGGAGCAATGGTAAACAACGAAGCAGTTGCCAACCTTTTTGTAAACATTCCTTTAAAAACGTTGAACCGGCACGGTTTAATTGCCGGGGCTACCGGAACGGGTAAAACAAAAACCATTCAGGTATTATCTGAACAATTATCCAACAAAGGCATTCCTGTTTTAATGATGGATATTAAAGGCGATTTTAGTGGAATTGCCGAAATGGGCGAAAAAACACCATTTATAGAAGATCGCCACACAAAAATGAATTTACCTTTTGAACCCAAAGCGTTCCCAGTAGAATTACTTACCATAAGTAAACAAAACGGTGTGCGTTTGCGTGCAACAATTTCTGAATTTGGCCCGGTACTTTTATCGCGTATTTTAGATTTAAACGATACCCAAAGCGGCGTAATGTCGTTAATTTTTAAATATTGCGACGATCACCAATTACCTTTGTTGGATTTAAAGGATTTAAAAAAGGTCATTCAATTTATAACAAACGAAGGCAAAGAGGATATTGAAAAAGAATACGGACGCGTTTCTACCTCTTCAACCGGAGCAATTCTTCGTAAATTGATAGAGCTGGAACAACAAGACGCCGATTTATTTTTCGGAGAAACATCGTTTGATATTAAAGATTTAATGCGGATTGACGAAAACGGTAACGCTTATGTAAACATTCTTCGCTTAAACGACATACAAGACAAACCTAAGTTATTCTCTACTTTTATGTTGTGTCTTTTGGCAGAAGTTTACAATACGATGCCCGAACAAGGCGACAGCGGGCAACCTGAACTGGTTATTTTTATTGATGAAGCTCATTTAATTTTTAAAGAAGCCAGCAAAGCACTTTTAGATCAGATTGAAACCATTGTAAAATTGATTCGATCTAAAGGCATTGGTTTGTATTTTATCACACAAAACCCAACCGATGTACCCGATGGTGTTTTAGCACAATTAGGATTAAAAATTCAACACGCGTTGCGTGCTTTCACCGATAAAGATCGTAAAGCGATAAAATTGGCATCTGAAAACTTTCCTTCTACCGAATTTTACAAAACCAATGAAATTATTACCCAATTGGGAACGGGTGAGGCATTGGTAACGGTTTTAAACGAAAAAGGGATTCCAACACCACTTGCTGTTTGTATGATTCAGGCTCCAATGAGTAGAATGGATATTTTAACGCTCGAAGAAATTGATGGTTTAATTCAAAAATCGAACTTAACCAATAAATACAACAATGCAATTGACCGTGAAAGTGCTTATGAGTTGCTAAACAAAAAATTAAGTACAATTAAGGCAGAAGAAGCCGAGACCGAAAAAACATCTAAACCAACAGCGGCTACAGCTAAAAAGGAAAACGATGGTTTTTTAACCAAACAAGTTATTAAAGTTTTAACCAGTGCAACTTTTATACGGGGAGCTTTTGGAGTGCTTACCAAAATATTTAAAAAGTAA
- a CDS encoding gamma carbonic anhydrase family protein, whose translation MALIKTINGKGPKYPENCFIAENATLLGDVEMGEQCSIWYNAVVRGDVHFIKMGNKVNVQDGAVIHCTYQKHPTVIGNNVSIGHNAIVHGCTIHNNVLVGMGAIIMDNCVVHSNVIVAAGAVVTQNMELLPNGIYAGVPAKRVKELNASAFAGEIDRISNNYVLYSSWQ comes from the coding sequence ATGGCTTTAATTAAAACAATAAACGGAAAGGGACCTAAATATCCCGAGAATTGCTTTATAGCTGAAAACGCTACGCTACTTGGAGATGTAGAAATGGGTGAACAGTGCAGTATTTGGTATAATGCGGTAGTGCGTGGCGATGTACATTTTATAAAAATGGGCAATAAAGTAAACGTACAAGACGGTGCAGTAATTCATTGTACGTATCAAAAACATCCAACAGTAATAGGAAATAACGTGTCTATTGGGCACAATGCAATTGTTCACGGCTGTACCATTCACAATAACGTTTTAGTAGGTATGGGAGCAATTATAATGGATAATTGTGTTGTTCACAGCAATGTGATTGTTGCCGCAGGTGCAGTGGTTACACAAAATATGGAATTACTACCTAACGGAATTTATGCTGGCGTACCGGCTAAAAGAGTAAAAGAGCTTAATGCATCAGCGTTTGCAGGTGAAATAGATCGTATAAGTAACAACTATGTTTTATATAGTAGTTGGCAGTAG
- the nusB gene encoding transcription antitermination factor NusB, which yields MVNRRHIRSKVLQAIYAMTQNQSDQLDIYEKYLFNSLENIRELYLLMLSAFVELQKVEQEFLELSAQKHLATPEERNPNKKFINNQVLQILVQSETLKNWTEELRVNQFHVNDHYIKGLLQDIKTSDLYKQYMRNNVNKFEEDKEFVIKLFTDFIAPNEKIYEFLEDYKISWIDDIPVVNTAILKQLESLKDASSYFKLNKVFKDDEDKDFAKQLFRKTALNANNFVKEYEDKTRNWELDRIAEIDTIILNLGICELQKFPSIPVKVTINEYLELAKEYSTPKSSIFINGILDALVKEYRNENKLNKIGRGLIE from the coding sequence ATGGTAAACAGACGTCATATTCGTTCAAAAGTATTGCAAGCAATATATGCAATGACTCAAAACCAATCCGATCAATTAGATATTTATGAAAAATATCTATTCAACAGTTTAGAAAATATCCGCGAACTGTATTTATTAATGCTTTCTGCATTTGTAGAATTACAAAAAGTAGAACAAGAATTTTTAGAACTATCGGCACAAAAACATTTGGCTACTCCAGAAGAACGCAATCCCAATAAAAAATTCATTAATAATCAGGTTTTACAAATTCTGGTTCAGTCTGAAACGTTAAAAAACTGGACGGAAGAATTAAGGGTAAATCAATTTCACGTAAACGATCATTACATAAAAGGTTTGTTGCAAGACATTAAAACAAGCGATTTGTACAAACAATATATGCGTAACAACGTAAATAAGTTTGAAGAAGATAAAGAGTTTGTAATTAAATTATTTACCGATTTTATTGCTCCGAACGAAAAGATTTATGAGTTTTTAGAAGATTATAAAATTTCATGGATCGATGATATTCCGGTAGTGAATACGGCAATTTTAAAGCAATTAGAAAGTTTAAAAGACGCATCAAGCTATTTTAAATTGAATAAAGTTTTTAAAGACGATGAAGATAAAGATTTTGCGAAACAACTATTTAGAAAAACGGCTTTAAATGCAAATAATTTTGTAAAAGAATACGAAGATAAAACCCGTAATTGGGAATTAGACCGTATTGCAGAAATTGATACAATTATTTTGAATTTAGGTATTTGTGAACTTCAAAAATTCCCATCGATACCTGTTAAAGTAACAATTAACGAATATTTAGAACTTGCAAAAGAATATTCTACCCCAAAAAGTAGTATTTTTATCAACGGAATTTTAGACGCTTTAGTTAAAGAATACCGAAATGAAAATAAATTAAACAAAATAGGAAGAGGATTAATAGAATAA
- a CDS encoding DUF1573 domain-containing protein, with translation MKKLMLVAGFAALSLVACNKKENASERIQEGASTTTETTTASTTANGATQSTTSSSTQTGFPKIAFNETIHDFGDVKKGSKNEVEFEIKNEGTVDLVIIDAKASCGCTVPEKPQEPIKPGSSAKMKVVFSANSPGLQSKNVTLTTNTEAGSEVLTVKANVTE, from the coding sequence ATGAAAAAATTAATGTTAGTAGCTGGTTTTGCAGCTTTAAGCTTAGTAGCTTGTAATAAAAAAGAAAATGCGTCAGAACGTATTCAAGAAGGTGCGTCAACAACCACAGAAACTACCACTGCATCAACTACAGCTAATGGAGCAACACAAAGTACAACTTCATCAAGCACACAAACAGGTTTCCCTAAAATTGCCTTCAACGAAACCATTCACGATTTTGGCGATGTAAAAAAAGGATCTAAAAACGAAGTTGAATTCGAAATCAAAAACGAAGGAACAGTTGATTTGGTAATCATCGATGCAAAAGCATCTTGCGGATGTACCGTTCCTGAAAAACCACAAGAGCCAATTAAACCGGGAAGTTCTGCAAAAATGAAAGTTGTTTTTTCAGCTAACAGTCCGGGATTACAAAGTAAAAACGTAACGTTAACAACAAATACCGAAGCAGGTAGCGAAGTGTTAACAGTAAAAGCAAACGTAACAGAATAA
- a CDS encoding FAD-dependent oxidoreductase, with translation MLTQNKDVAIAGAGLVGTLLGIYLKKKNYKVTIFDRSADIRKVKFSGRSINLAMSTRGWNALDRVGIGDEIRKIAIPMDKRAIHLKDGSLTFQPYGINGEAIYSISRSGLNRLMVDLAEKEGVDFKFNQKIWDVNLDTATLYMGENEHGPFKQKTFDMVLGADGAFSRIRHRMQRQNRFDYSQYFLNIGYKELTIPANADGSHKIDSNSFHIWPRGEFMLIALSNDDGSFTCTLFMPFEGENSFEKIDTEEKLTVFFNEYFSDTKDLIPNLQHDYFANPTSSLVTMQCYPWTYKDKVALIGDSAHAIVPFYGQGMNAGFEDITALSDLLDKFPDDIQTVFKNYQEIRKPNADAIAELSYRNFIEMSTKTADADFLLQKKIEAWFTKQHPDKWLPLYDRVTFSLNPYEDALAIGDLQKKVMDKVMQLPNIHKNWQTTEIENYILKLLSKNKADQ, from the coding sequence ATGCTTACACAAAATAAAGATGTTGCAATTGCTGGTGCCGGCTTGGTGGGCACGCTTTTAGGCATCTATTTAAAAAAGAAAAATTACAAGGTTACTATTTTTGACAGAAGTGCTGATATCAGGAAAGTTAAATTTTCAGGGCGATCAATAAACTTGGCAATGTCAACGCGTGGCTGGAATGCTTTAGATAGGGTAGGGATTGGCGATGAAATACGGAAAATTGCCATTCCTATGGATAAACGTGCTATTCATTTAAAAGACGGTTCACTAACGTTTCAGCCTTACGGAATCAATGGTGAAGCTATTTATTCTATATCTCGTAGTGGTTTAAATCGCCTAATGGTTGATTTGGCAGAAAAAGAAGGAGTAGATTTTAAGTTTAACCAAAAAATTTGGGATGTTAATTTAGATACGGCTACCTTATATATGGGTGAAAACGAGCACGGACCTTTTAAACAGAAAACGTTTGATATGGTTTTAGGTGCCGATGGGGCTTTTTCTCGTATCCGCCACCGTATGCAACGCCAAAACAGGTTTGACTATTCGCAGTATTTTTTAAATATTGGGTATAAAGAGCTTACTATTCCGGCAAATGCCGACGGATCGCATAAAATTGATTCCAACTCCTTTCATATTTGGCCACGTGGCGAATTTATGCTGATTGCTTTATCAAACGATGACGGTTCATTCACTTGTACCTTGTTTATGCCTTTTGAAGGAGAAAATTCGTTTGAGAAAATTGATACAGAAGAAAAACTGACCGTTTTCTTCAATGAATATTTTTCGGATACCAAAGATTTAATCCCCAATTTACAACACGATTATTTTGCTAACCCCACATCATCACTGGTAACTATGCAATGTTACCCGTGGACGTATAAAGATAAAGTGGCACTAATTGGTGATTCTGCACACGCAATTGTTCCTTTTTATGGACAAGGTATGAACGCAGGTTTTGAAGATATTACGGCATTGAGCGATTTATTAGACAAGTTTCCGGATGATATACAAACGGTTTTTAAAAATTATCAAGAAATAAGAAAACCAAATGCCGATGCCATTGCCGAGTTATCGTACCGTAATTTTATTGAGATGAGTACCAAAACGGCTGATGCCGATTTTTTGCTCCAAAAAAAAATAGAGGCTTGGTTTACCAAACAACATCCCGATAAATGGCTGCCGTTGTACGATCGCGTTACTTTTAGTTTAAATCCGTATGAAGATGCTTTGGCAATTGGCGATTTACAGAAAAAAGTGATGGACAAGGTAATGCAATTGCCAAATATTCATAAAAATTGGCAAACAACCGAAATAGAAAATTATATTTTGAAATTATTAAGTAAAAACAAAGCAGACCAATAG
- a CDS encoding ExbD/TolR family protein has product MAKMKKSSTRIDMTAMCDVSFLLLTFFVLTSTAKTPEVYPVDLPASTKETKIPSDDILSITVGQENVFIGLAGREDRIDVLNRMGQEYNIEFTKEEQNAFAGMENFGVDIREMKSLLAKPSSERMKKEFHKGIPYKDSLNNQLSSWVQKARESSWQRKESFLKVAIKGDANEQYGTIKKIMNILQKQRQNRFYLVTGLRSDDF; this is encoded by the coding sequence ATGGCAAAAATGAAAAAATCAAGTACAAGAATTGATATGACCGCAATGTGCGACGTATCATTCTTATTGCTAACATTCTTCGTTTTAACCTCTACAGCAAAAACTCCGGAAGTTTATCCGGTAGATTTGCCGGCGTCAACAAAAGAAACTAAAATTCCTTCAGACGATATTTTAAGTATCACTGTTGGTCAGGAAAATGTTTTCATTGGTTTGGCAGGCAGAGAAGACCGAATTGATGTGCTAAATAGAATGGGGCAAGAATATAACATTGAATTTACCAAAGAAGAGCAAAATGCCTTTGCCGGTATGGAAAACTTCGGTGTTGATATTCGTGAAATGAAGAGCTTGTTGGCAAAACCCTCAAGTGAACGTATGAAAAAAGAATTCCATAAAGGTATTCCTTATAAAGATTCTTTAAACAATCAGTTATCATCTTGGGTACAAAAAGCGCGCGAATCATCTTGGCAACGTAAAGAGTCATTTTTAAAAGTTGCGATTAAAGGCGATGCCAACGAACAGTACGGAACCATTAAAAAGATAATGAATATTTTACAAAAACAACGTCAAAACCGCTTTTACCTTGTTACAGGTTTAAGATCAGACGACTTTTAA